One genomic segment of Esox lucius isolate fEsoLuc1 chromosome 15, fEsoLuc1.pri, whole genome shotgun sequence includes these proteins:
- the LOC105015639 gene encoding uncharacterized protein LOC105015639, protein MRERDFMPNMERGKPATYTGDKKAKMAAKTNKKWVRLATVFAYVLSVSLAAIILAIYYSLIWKPISASSPAGKPGVHEDVTTSDNISTNISTSTNVSDINSTQTEHLSVNNIRLNAKPQTSALHWKGQSKSAAVNSDGVLSQSAHSQPKGLYASVHSHTTAQMAENPKTAGIDNQASQPAGDIRDQFRTGAQNTMDDNIEDDADRPATSSEDQVGADATSSPTKTSLRTSSTRLQGLRKGPGQ, encoded by the coding sequence ATGAGAGAGCGGGACTTTATGCCCAACATGGAGAGGGGCAAACCTGCTACTTATACGGGGGACAAAAAGGCTAAGATGGCTGCGAAGACGAACAAAAAGTGGGTGAGATTGGCCACTGTTTTCGCATATGTATTGTCTGTGTCCTTAGCAGCCATCATTCTAGCCATTTACTACAGCTTGATATGGAAGCCCATAAGCGCATCCTCTCCAGCTGGAAAGCCGGGGGTGCACGAGGATGTCACAACCTCTGATAACATCTCAACTAACATCTCCACAAGCACCAACGTCTCAGACATTAACTCTACACAGACAGAGCATTTATCTGTCAACAATATTAGGCTTAACGCAAAGCCTCAGACGAGTGCATTACACTGGAAGGGCCAAAGCAAGAGCGCCGCCGTCAACTCCGATGGCGTTTTATCCCAAAGTGCTCACTCGCAACCTAAAGGTCTCTACGCGTCTGTCCACAGCCACACAACCGCACAAATGGCCGAGAATCCAAAGACTGCGGGGATAGATAACCAGGCGTCCCAGCCTGCTGGGGACATTCGGGACCAGTTCCGCACTGGAGCCCAAAACACCATGGATGATAACATAGAGGATGATGCGGACCGACCGGCTACTTCCAGTGAGGATCAAGTAGGTGCGGACGCTACTTCTTCACCCACAAAGACTTCGCTGCGCACCTCCTCTACGAGACTACAAGGTTTACGTAAAGGACCAGGCCAATAA